CTGGTGGTACAAGCGCCAGAAATATCGCCATTTTTATCAATAGCTAGCATACCAATCGTATCGTGGTTTTCTATATTGATAATGGGTTTGTATTTGGATTCTTTTTTCCATTCCTCCCAAGCTTTTTTAGCAGAATCAGTTAATAGATTTTCTTTTTTAAAACCCAATTCATAAGCAAATTGTTCGGCACCTTTTCCAGCTAACATAACATGAGGCGTGTCCTCCATAACTTTTCTAGCAATGGAAACCGCGTGGGTAATGTTTTGAAGGTAAACTACAGAGCCACAATCTCCATCTTTATTCATAATGCAGGCGTCAAGAGTTACATTTCCTTCACGATCTGGTAAACCACCTTTACCAACGGATTGATTTTTAACATCAGCTTCTTCCACCATGCAGCCTTGTTCTACTGCATCTAAAGCAGTTCCACCATTTTGTAAAATTTCCATGGCTTTGGCAGTTGCATTTTCAACATGCCATGTGGCAATAACTAAAGGTAAAGTGGTTGAATTTTTTGAAATGTTTTTAAAAGAAGTTTCGGCATAGCTCACTAAAGAGTTTCCAACTGCGAGTCCTACACCTGTAAGTGATGCGTTTTTTATAAAGTTTCTACGTTTCATACGAGTTGTTTTTTATAATAATTGTTTCTCTTCACTACAAAAGAAAAACAGTGTTGGTTAATTAATGTCTTGCAATCTGTTTCTAGAATTTTTAAAGCCATACCATAAAATATAGGCATAACAAATCACAATAAATAGCAAGGCTGATTTGAAGCCCACATTATCTGTAAGTAAACCGAAAAATGGCGGAATAATAGCACCTCCAACAATAGCCATACAGAGTAAGCCCGATGCTTTAGGTTTCAATTCGCCAATACCATTGATTGCCAAAGCGAAAATTGTTGGGAACATTATGGAGTTGAATAAACCAACTGCCAAAATACTCCACATACTTACTAATCCAGTCGTGCTGATTGAAGTTACTATTAATAAAATAGCAATGGTTGCAAATATGCCAAGGACGTTTCCTGGCTTCATAATTTTGGTTAAGTAAGCACCTGCAAAACGACCAATCATAGCACCAGACCAATAAAAAGCAACAAATACTCCAACAATGGCTTTGCTGTCTTTTTCAGTAATTCCAGCATTCAGAATACCTTCAGCTATGGATTTCATAAAGCTATTTTCTTTAATAACTTCTACCATATTCATATCCATAAAGTAGTTAACTAAATAACTGCCTATGGCAACTTCTGCACCAACATAAAAGAAGATGCCTAAAACACCCAACATTAAATTTTTGTTTTTTAAAGCCGCTGAATAGGTTCCAGTATCATCCTCTCTAATCATTTTTGGAAGTTTCGCAAACAGAAAAATAACGGCAATAAGAACGATAAAAAGTGCCAATCCTAAAAATGGTTTTTGCACTGCGGAGGCTTCCGAAACTAAATAAGTTTCTTTGGCTGCGCCCGTTAAGGATTCAATTTCAACTTCTGTTTTAATAGTATCGCTTAAAATAAACCAGGCGCCAACAATAGGTGCAATGGCAGTTCCAAGAGAATTAAATGCTTGCGATAAATTTAATCTACTTGATGCACCATCTTCTGAACCCAAAACAGCCACAAAAGGATTTGCTGCTACTTGTAAAACCGTAATGCCTGCAGCAAGAATAAAATAGGCCAGCATGAATATACCAAATATACGATATGATGCGGCAGGATAAAATAATAAGCAAGCTAAAGCCATG
Above is a window of Bizionia sp. M204 DNA encoding:
- a CDS encoding isoaspartyl peptidase/L-asparaginase family protein produces the protein MKRRNFIKNASLTGVGLAVGNSLVSYAETSFKNISKNSTTLPLVIATWHVENATAKAMEILQNGGTALDAVEQGCMVEEADVKNQSVGKGGLPDREGNVTLDACIMNKDGDCGSVVYLQNITHAVSIARKVMEDTPHVMLAGKGAEQFAYELGFKKENLLTDSAKKAWEEWKKESKYKPIINIENHDTIGMLAIDKNGDISGACTTSGLAYKMAGRVGDSPIIGSGLFIDNEIGGCVATGLGEEVVKTVGSFLVVELMRQGKSPQEACEEAIKRIVKKPNSDYKNFQVGYIAVNKQGETGSYSIHQWFSMTKFQDGVNEQIQSDYFLKE
- a CDS encoding sugar MFS transporter; this translates as MNHQKSYRSAFILLTILFFLWGFITVLVDSLIPRLRELFTLTYFQAGLVQFAFFGAYFILSIPASYILSKIGYKKGIILGLLTMALACLLFYPAASYRIFGIFMLAYFILAAGITVLQVAANPFVAVLGSEDGASSRLNLSQAFNSLGTAIAPIVGAWFILSDTIKTEVEIESLTGAAKETYLVSEASAVQKPFLGLALFIVLIAVIFLFAKLPKMIREDDTGTYSAALKNKNLMLGVLGIFFYVGAEVAIGSYLVNYFMDMNMVEVIKENSFMKSIAEGILNAGITEKDSKAIVGVFVAFYWSGAMIGRFAGAYLTKIMKPGNVLGIFATIAILLIVTSISTTGLVSMWSILAVGLFNSIMFPTIFALAINGIGELKPKASGLLCMAIVGGAIIPPFFGLLTDNVGFKSALLFIVICYAYILWYGFKNSRNRLQDIN